In Thioalkalivibrio paradoxus ARh 1, the following are encoded in one genomic region:
- a CDS encoding YybH family protein gives MAGYESAQAAEQAFYQAFEAGSMSLMTSVWADDPDIVCVHPGGERLQGREAVLESWAEILAAMQDVVIRATDVVVLGHGQLVLHHVREQLFVDGQRRGVILATNAYRQTAEGWQMVLHHGAPDPSPPPALESAGLH, from the coding sequence ATGGCGGGGTACGAATCGGCGCAAGCGGCAGAACAGGCGTTCTACCAGGCCTTCGAGGCAGGCAGCATGTCCCTGATGACCAGCGTCTGGGCCGACGACCCGGACATCGTCTGCGTCCATCCCGGCGGCGAGCGGCTGCAGGGACGCGAGGCGGTGCTGGAAAGCTGGGCCGAGATTCTCGCCGCGATGCAGGACGTGGTGATCCGCGCCACCGACGTGGTCGTGCTCGGCCACGGGCAGCTGGTGCTGCACCATGTTCGCGAGCAGTTGTTCGTCGACGGGCAGCGCCGCGGCGTGATCCTGGCCACCAACGCCTACCGCCAGACCGCCGAGGGATGGCAGATGGTGCTGCACCACGGCGCGCCCGACCCGTCGCCGCCGCCTGCGCTCGAATCCGCGGGCCTGCACTGA
- a CDS encoding shikimate kinase, with translation MENVVLVGPMGAGKSTIGRGLAAVLKRSFVDADAEIEKRTGVDIPTIFEFEGEEGFRQRETEMLRELLERENIVLATGGGAVMRPENRELLKQHCVLYLRVPVTEQFRRTRKSRRRPLLNAAGDPRKRLEELFRVRDPLYQEVATIVLQGRNQRVRDAVRAACEALQARRPDLCPLQTRRGEQA, from the coding sequence ATGGAGAACGTGGTACTGGTGGGCCCGATGGGGGCCGGGAAAAGCACGATCGGGCGCGGCCTGGCGGCCGTGCTGAAGCGCAGTTTCGTCGACGCGGACGCGGAGATCGAGAAGCGTACGGGGGTCGACATCCCGACGATCTTCGAGTTCGAAGGCGAGGAGGGCTTCCGCCAGCGCGAGACCGAGATGCTGCGGGAACTGCTCGAACGCGAGAACATCGTGCTCGCGACCGGCGGCGGGGCCGTGATGCGGCCGGAGAACCGCGAGCTCCTGAAACAGCACTGCGTGCTCTACCTGCGCGTGCCGGTAACCGAGCAGTTCCGGCGCACGCGCAAGAGCCGCCGCCGGCCGTTGCTGAACGCCGCGGGTGACCCGCGCAAGCGCCTCGAGGAACTGTTCCGGGTCCGGGACCCGCTCTACCAGGAAGTCGCGACCATCGTGCTGCAGGGCCGCAACCAGCGCGTTCGCGACGCGGTCCGCGCGGCCTGCGAAGCGCTGCAGGCCCGGCGTCCCGATCTTTGTCCGTTACAGACGCGGCGGGGAGAGCAGGCCTGA
- the pilQ gene encoding type IV pilus secretin family protein, whose translation MRLEPHPTEGMRLNAGAGIAEGHPNRSLARRLAVWFATACLLLAGPLPAQELNDIRASDLGADRVQLSLRFSEPPPDARIFVIDSPPRIALDLPGVANRMRERTTEFNLGPLLSATAVEAGDRTRVVLNLARSSDYQSRVDGNNLILTVGRGAGAVDRVARAPEEPAVAPEPAAPAVEDPPARPPGVRSARPPEIVDVDFRRGEDGQGRVLVELSRPGVSVDVREQAGRVELLFPRVLIEDRLERRLDVVDFATPVTHIDTERERDERVRMTVHGTGEYEVLSYQTDRTYVLELAPLTEEEREARRIEEEEFVGERLSLNFQDIEVRSVLQLLADFTDMNIVVSDSVTGNITLRLNNVPWDQALDIILQTRGLDKRVSGNVMYVAPTEEIAARERLILEAQRDRRELEPLRTEFITVNFTQAADIERLIQVRERTDREGRVSFLSDRGSVAVDTRTNVLIVRDTQEQIDQIRQLVTTLDIPTRQVLIETRLVIAEDDFARQLGARFGVAAGSRQGRSNIGTGARIPDASGIAEGIADGTRFRPGSVNVPLPATGLTGFDTDPSAVAFTILRPNIMLDLELSALQAERRGEIISNPRVITTNGQEAKIVQGDRIPFITRDEAGNPITEFEDALLETTVTPQITPNGDVIMELTIKKDEPGVVTRDGIALVTRELETTVRVANGETVVLGGIYEITSSDLLEKTPFFGDIPFVRHFFQRKTNDNRKVELLVFVTPRVLD comes from the coding sequence ATGCGTCTCGAACCCCACCCGACTGAGGGCATGCGCCTCAATGCCGGTGCCGGAATCGCTGAAGGTCATCCGAACCGAAGCCTGGCCCGCCGCCTGGCGGTCTGGTTTGCGACTGCGTGCCTGCTGCTGGCAGGCCCCCTGCCGGCGCAGGAACTGAACGACATTCGCGCCTCCGACCTGGGCGCAGATCGGGTGCAGCTGAGCCTGCGCTTCTCGGAGCCACCGCCGGATGCGCGGATCTTCGTGATCGACTCGCCTCCGCGCATCGCACTCGACCTTCCCGGGGTCGCGAACCGCATGCGCGAGCGCACCACCGAATTCAACCTGGGGCCGCTGCTCTCGGCTACTGCAGTCGAGGCGGGCGATCGCACCCGCGTGGTCCTGAATCTCGCGCGCAGCTCCGACTACCAGAGCCGGGTCGACGGCAACAACCTGATCCTGACCGTCGGCCGTGGCGCCGGCGCGGTAGACCGTGTTGCCCGGGCGCCGGAGGAACCGGCCGTGGCGCCCGAACCGGCAGCGCCGGCGGTGGAAGACCCACCTGCCCGTCCGCCCGGCGTGCGCAGTGCCCGGCCGCCCGAGATCGTCGACGTCGACTTCCGTCGCGGCGAAGACGGTCAGGGGCGCGTGCTGGTCGAGCTGTCGCGCCCTGGCGTCAGCGTCGACGTGCGGGAACAGGCCGGCCGGGTCGAGTTGCTGTTCCCGCGCGTACTGATCGAGGATCGTCTCGAGCGGCGGCTGGACGTGGTCGACTTCGCGACCCCGGTGACCCATATCGACACCGAGCGCGAGCGCGACGAACGCGTGCGCATGACCGTGCACGGTACCGGCGAGTACGAGGTCCTGTCGTACCAGACCGACCGCACCTACGTGCTCGAACTGGCGCCGCTGACCGAGGAGGAGCGCGAGGCGCGGCGCATCGAAGAGGAGGAGTTCGTCGGGGAACGTCTGTCGCTGAACTTCCAGGACATCGAGGTCCGTTCGGTATTGCAGCTGCTCGCCGATTTCACCGATATGAACATCGTCGTCAGCGACAGCGTAACCGGTAACATCACGCTGCGCCTGAACAACGTGCCCTGGGATCAGGCGCTCGACATCATCCTGCAGACCCGGGGGTTGGACAAGCGGGTCAGCGGCAACGTGATGTATGTCGCGCCTACCGAGGAGATCGCGGCGCGCGAGCGGCTGATCCTCGAGGCCCAGCGCGACCGGCGCGAGCTCGAGCCGCTGCGCACCGAGTTCATTACGGTCAATTTCACGCAGGCAGCCGACATCGAGCGATTGATCCAGGTGCGTGAGCGCACCGACCGCGAGGGGCGCGTGTCGTTCCTGTCGGATCGGGGCAGCGTCGCGGTCGATACGCGCACCAATGTCCTGATCGTTCGCGACACCCAGGAGCAGATCGATCAGATCCGCCAGCTCGTCACCACATTGGATATCCCCACCCGGCAGGTGCTGATCGAGACCCGGCTCGTGATCGCCGAGGACGATTTTGCCCGGCAACTCGGCGCCCGGTTCGGCGTCGCAGCAGGATCTCGGCAGGGGCGTTCGAATATCGGTACGGGCGCACGTATCCCCGACGCGAGCGGCATTGCAGAAGGCATTGCCGATGGCACGCGTTTCCGGCCGGGTTCTGTCAATGTGCCGCTGCCGGCGACCGGGCTGACGGGCTTCGACACCGATCCGAGTGCCGTGGCGTTCACGATTCTGCGGCCCAACATCATGCTCGATCTGGAGCTGAGCGCGTTGCAGGCAGAACGCCGGGGAGAAATCATTTCCAATCCTCGGGTGATCACGACCAACGGCCAGGAAGCCAAGATCGTGCAGGGCGACCGGATTCCGTTCATCACTCGGGATGAGGCGGGTAACCCGATTACCGAGTTCGAAGACGCCTTGCTCGAGACCACCGTCACGCCGCAGATCACGCCGAACGGCGACGTGATCATGGAACTCACGATCAAGAAGGACGAGCCGGGAGTCGTGACGCGCGACGGGATCGCGCTCGTCACGCGTGAACTGGAAACGACGGTACGTGTGGCCAACGGAGAGACCGTCGTGCTGGGCGGCATCTACGAGATCACGTCGTCGGACCTGCTCGAAAAGACGCCTTTCTTCGGTGATATCCCGTTTGTTCGGCACTTCTTCCAGCGCAAGACGAATGACAACCGGAAGGTGGAACTGCTGGTCTTCGTGACCCCGCGGGTACTCGACTAG
- a CDS encoding pilus assembly protein PilP translates to MRVAAPAWPLLLAIALALPALSGCQRDMSDLQEYIAKINARPGGDIEPIPTIEPHEPYLYPGHARSPFDSSVIARPLPPPPTGVPGEVDIDFDRPREPLEAFPLDSLRMVGSMEQEGVRYALVRTPDRTILTVQPGNYMGQNFGRVVDITTREIRLIEVVPDAFGGYVERENNVSLSE, encoded by the coding sequence ATGCGAGTGGCCGCGCCAGCCTGGCCCCTGCTGCTGGCCATCGCGCTGGCACTGCCCGCATTGTCGGGCTGCCAGCGCGACATGTCCGATCTGCAAGAATACATCGCCAAGATCAACGCCCGGCCCGGTGGCGACATCGAGCCGATTCCGACCATCGAGCCGCACGAACCCTACCTGTACCCGGGGCATGCGCGCTCGCCATTCGACTCCTCGGTGATCGCACGGCCGCTGCCACCCCCGCCGACCGGGGTGCCCGGAGAAGTCGACATCGATTTCGACCGGCCGCGCGAGCCACTGGAAGCTTTCCCGCTGGACTCGCTGCGTATGGTGGGCTCGATGGAACAGGAGGGCGTGCGCTACGCTTTGGTGCGGACTCCGGACCGCACCATCCTGACCGTCCAGCCCGGCAACTACATGGGCCAGAACTTCGGCCGCGTCGTCGACATCACGACGCGGGAGATCCGCCTGATCGAGGTCGTGCCGGACGCCTTCGGCGGCTACGTGGAACGCGAGAACAACGTCTCGCTGTCGGAATGA
- a CDS encoding type IV pilus inner membrane component PilO: MDLKSINEIDFRNLGEAPAAVKGVIIALIIVALAGAGYWYFIKDQVEVLDREERREVQLRAEFEEKQERAANLAAYEEQLAEMERMFASLVQLLPSTAEIPNLLVDISQTALSVGLEIELFQPRGEANRTFYAEVPIQLRVRGTYEQLAEFVSGISAMPRIVTVHDVYIRPGASDDDLLMDAIARTYRYLEGT, encoded by the coding sequence ATGGACCTCAAGTCGATCAACGAAATCGATTTCCGCAACCTTGGCGAGGCACCCGCCGCCGTCAAGGGGGTGATCATCGCGCTGATCATCGTGGCGCTGGCCGGGGCCGGATACTGGTACTTCATCAAGGACCAGGTCGAGGTTCTCGACCGCGAGGAGCGCCGGGAAGTGCAGCTGCGCGCCGAGTTCGAAGAGAAACAGGAGCGTGCGGCCAACCTCGCAGCGTACGAGGAACAGCTGGCGGAAATGGAACGCATGTTCGCGTCGCTGGTGCAGCTGCTTCCGAGCACTGCGGAGATCCCCAACCTGCTCGTGGACATCTCGCAGACCGCGCTGTCGGTGGGGCTCGAAATCGAGCTGTTCCAGCCAAGGGGCGAGGCCAACCGTACCTTCTATGCAGAGGTGCCGATCCAGTTGCGCGTACGCGGCACCTACGAGCAACTTGCCGAGTTCGTCAGCGGCATCTCCGCGATGCCGCGGATCGTCACCGTGCACGATGTCTACATCCGGCCCGGTGCGTCCGACGACGACCTCTTGATGGATGCGATCGCCCGGACCTACCGCTACCTGGAGGGAACCTGA
- a CDS encoding PilN domain-containing protein: MIYVNLLPWREKRRAHRQKQFYVMAGGAVAVGVLLVFAAHLYMGARIEHQQNRNQLLQSEIRTLDRQIARIRELDRQRQQLVDRIEVIQTLQASRPEAVHLFDELVETLPEGTFYRELRQERDRLRLVGRAESNARISALMRRVDASSWLSDSTLHIIETRQEGRLQVRDFRLEATQTRPTADAEQGEGGS; encoded by the coding sequence ATGATCTATGTCAACCTGCTTCCCTGGCGCGAAAAGCGCCGCGCCCATCGCCAGAAGCAGTTTTATGTCATGGCCGGCGGCGCCGTCGCGGTGGGGGTGTTGCTGGTATTTGCCGCGCATCTGTACATGGGCGCGCGCATCGAGCATCAGCAGAACCGGAACCAGCTGCTGCAGTCCGAGATTCGCACCTTGGATCGGCAGATCGCCCGCATCCGGGAACTGGACCGCCAGCGCCAGCAGCTGGTGGACCGGATCGAGGTGATCCAGACCCTTCAGGCGAGCCGGCCCGAGGCCGTGCACCTGTTCGATGAGTTGGTCGAGACCCTCCCGGAAGGCACGTTCTACCGCGAGCTGAGGCAGGAGCGTGACCGTCTGCGCCTGGTCGGGCGCGCCGAGTCGAATGCGCGGATCTCCGCGCTGATGCGGCGCGTCGATGCCTCGTCGTGGCTCAGCGACTCGACGCTGCACATCATCGAGACCCGGCAGGAAGGCCGCCTGCAAGTCCGCGATTTCCGGCTCGAGGCGACGCAGACACGGCCAACTGCCGATGCGGAGCAGGGCGAGGGGGGATCCTGA
- a CDS encoding pilus assembly protein PilM, which yields MLGLGKRRQALLGVDFSAASIKVLELSRSGSGYKVEAFAVEPLPDGAVVDKECRDSDAIGAALVRAIKRSGTHLRHCAMAVPSSTVITRTLRLSSRLSDSELEGQVIVEADQYIPYNIDEVSLDFQVIGKNAANPELVDVLVVASRREHVESRVAIAEAAKLTPEVVDVEAYAVEHATSLMLEQLPDRDDKPIVAVIDVGSAVTSVYVISQQQGVIYTREQDFGGRLLTEEIMRRYGMDMKEAGNAKINGDLPPDYAAGVLEPFKQSMMDQVQRLLQYFYVTRPHDSIDQIFLGGGCAAIPGIDEMLEEATGTPVMIANPFRNMPLARRINQQRFLNDAPATLTASGLALRGFAG from the coding sequence GTGCTAGGTCTGGGAAAAAGGCGCCAGGCCCTGCTCGGCGTCGACTTCAGTGCAGCGTCGATCAAGGTGCTGGAACTGAGTCGCAGCGGCAGCGGCTACAAGGTGGAGGCCTTCGCGGTCGAGCCGTTGCCGGATGGCGCCGTCGTCGACAAGGAATGCCGGGACTCCGATGCGATCGGGGCCGCGCTGGTGCGCGCGATCAAGCGTTCGGGCACGCATCTTCGCCACTGCGCGATGGCCGTGCCCTCGTCCACCGTCATTACGCGGACGCTGCGCCTGTCGAGCAGGCTCTCCGACTCGGAGCTCGAGGGGCAGGTCATCGTCGAGGCCGATCAGTACATCCCCTACAACATCGACGAGGTCAGCCTCGACTTCCAGGTGATTGGCAAGAACGCCGCCAACCCGGAACTGGTCGACGTGTTGGTAGTGGCCTCGCGCCGAGAACATGTGGAGTCCAGGGTCGCGATTGCCGAGGCCGCCAAGCTGACGCCCGAAGTGGTGGACGTCGAGGCCTACGCGGTCGAACACGCCACCAGCCTGATGCTCGAGCAGTTGCCGGACCGGGACGACAAACCGATCGTCGCTGTGATCGACGTCGGGTCTGCGGTGACCAGCGTCTACGTGATCAGCCAGCAGCAGGGCGTAATCTACACCCGGGAGCAGGATTTCGGGGGGCGGCTGCTGACTGAAGAGATCATGCGCCGCTATGGCATGGACATGAAGGAGGCGGGCAATGCCAAGATCAATGGAGATCTCCCGCCCGATTACGCCGCAGGGGTGCTCGAGCCCTTCAAGCAGAGCATGATGGACCAGGTGCAGCGGCTGCTGCAGTATTTCTACGTGACCCGCCCGCACGACTCGATCGACCAGATTTTCCTCGGGGGTGGTTGTGCCGCGATCCCGGGCATCGACGAAATGCTCGAGGAGGCCACCGGTACCCCGGTGATGATCGCCAATCCGTTCCGGAACATGCCCCTGGCGAGGCGCATCAACCAGCAGCGCTTCCTGAACGATGCTCCGGCCACGCTGACCGCCTCCGGGCTGGCGCTGCGGGGGTTTGCGGGATGA
- a CDS encoding penicillin-binding protein 1A: MPVVIRVILALFTLAMGGALAAAAAVFGLYLYYSPTLPAVDSLREVRLQTPLQIYTEDGKLIGEFAEQRREPVPIEAMPERLLQAFVAAEDERFYRHHGVDPVGLLRAGINLFSTGERTQGGSTITMQLARNFFLTRERTYERKIREIFLAVQIEQELSKEQILELYLNKIYLGQRAYGVAAAARVYFDRPLEELDLDQIAILAGLPKAPSTTNPVTSPERATIRRNYVLRRMLQLEWITPEEHAAALARPVLSQRHVTPTEVDAHWVAESARQIVVNLWGDEAYTRGLKVYTTIDSEAQEAANRALRDGLAAYDRRHGYRGPEMRLEETVTADDGARLEALRGLGVSGRRLVPAIVLQADGQGLEVDALGRGNIRLSRETLNWAIGQQGRVSDRFRRGDVIRIERTGDDGWRLSQRPEVSGALVAQAPQDGAILALAGGFDFFENRFDRALQAERQPGSAFKSIIYALALQQGMPPSSTLVDAPLVLGDPALGAEWRPENYSRSFRGPTPMREALASSRNLASIRLLNSLGVRQVHEDLARFGLNVEQHPRNLSMALGTGTLTPIELNNAYALFANGGKLTTPWLIGRIEDGDGSLLYQAATPRSCPEPCVEPAGQHLELKTGRTPLHFAEPVPMLDPGVAWQMSEMLKGVIQSGTGRRAQELGRTDLGGKTGTTNSYRDAWFAGFNADIVATAWIGYDDNSELGSGESGGRAALPIWTGFMQQALADRPAAPVPRPDDLVEVVLLPETGQRTRDDDPRGQREWLLPAQIPESTARSPDPAEPEADDGGMPGIGAQPEFIF, encoded by the coding sequence ATGCCCGTTGTCATTCGAGTGATTCTGGCCCTCTTCACCCTGGCGATGGGTGGCGCTCTCGCAGCTGCCGCGGCCGTGTTCGGTCTATATCTTTACTATTCCCCCACGCTCCCTGCGGTCGACTCGCTGCGCGAAGTGCGGCTCCAGACCCCTCTCCAGATCTATACCGAGGACGGGAAGCTGATCGGCGAGTTCGCCGAGCAGCGGCGCGAGCCGGTTCCGATCGAGGCCATGCCCGAACGCCTGCTGCAGGCGTTCGTGGCGGCCGAAGACGAACGATTCTACCGTCACCACGGAGTCGACCCGGTCGGGCTGCTGCGCGCCGGGATCAACCTTTTCAGCACCGGCGAGCGCACGCAGGGCGGCAGCACGATCACGATGCAGCTGGCCCGCAACTTCTTTCTGACCCGGGAGCGCACCTACGAACGCAAGATCCGCGAGATCTTCCTTGCGGTACAGATCGAGCAGGAGCTTTCCAAGGAACAGATTCTCGAACTTTACCTGAACAAGATCTACCTCGGGCAGCGGGCCTACGGAGTTGCAGCGGCGGCGCGCGTCTACTTCGACCGGCCGCTGGAAGAACTCGACCTCGACCAGATCGCGATCCTGGCCGGCCTGCCGAAGGCGCCCTCGACGACCAACCCGGTGACCAGCCCCGAGCGCGCGACGATCCGCCGCAACTACGTGCTGCGGCGGATGCTGCAGCTCGAGTGGATCACGCCCGAGGAACACGCGGCCGCCCTGGCCCGCCCGGTGCTGTCGCAGCGCCATGTCACGCCAACCGAGGTCGACGCGCACTGGGTGGCCGAGAGCGCGCGCCAGATCGTCGTGAACCTGTGGGGCGACGAGGCCTATACCCGCGGGCTCAAGGTCTACACGACGATCGACTCCGAGGCCCAGGAGGCCGCGAACCGCGCGTTGCGCGACGGTCTCGCGGCCTACGACCGGCGCCACGGATACCGGGGCCCGGAGATGCGACTGGAAGAGACCGTGACCGCCGATGACGGCGCGCGTCTGGAAGCGCTGCGCGGCCTCGGCGTGAGCGGGCGCAGGCTGGTGCCCGCAATCGTGCTGCAGGCGGACGGCCAGGGCCTCGAGGTGGACGCGCTCGGACGCGGCAACATCCGGCTCAGCCGCGAAACGCTGAACTGGGCGATCGGGCAGCAGGGGCGGGTGTCGGACCGGTTCCGGCGCGGCGACGTGATCCGGATCGAACGCACCGGGGACGATGGCTGGCGCCTGAGCCAACGCCCCGAAGTCTCTGGCGCACTGGTCGCCCAGGCCCCACAGGACGGCGCGATTCTGGCGCTCGCCGGCGGCTTCGATTTCTTCGAGAACCGGTTCGACCGCGCGCTGCAGGCCGAGCGCCAACCCGGATCCGCGTTCAAGTCCATCATCTACGCGCTCGCCTTGCAGCAGGGCATGCCTCCGAGCAGCACTCTGGTGGATGCACCGCTGGTGCTCGGCGACCCGGCGCTCGGCGCGGAGTGGCGGCCGGAGAACTATTCGCGGAGCTTCCGCGGCCCGACGCCGATGCGCGAGGCGCTGGCGAGTTCCCGCAACCTGGCGTCGATTCGGCTGCTGAACAGCCTCGGGGTGCGCCAGGTGCACGAGGATCTGGCCCGGTTCGGCCTGAACGTCGAGCAGCACCCCCGGAACCTGTCGATGGCGCTGGGAACCGGCACCCTGACGCCGATCGAGCTGAACAATGCCTACGCGCTGTTTGCGAACGGCGGGAAGCTCACGACGCCGTGGCTGATCGGAAGGATCGAGGACGGTGACGGCAGCCTGCTGTATCAGGCGGCGACGCCGCGCAGCTGCCCGGAGCCGTGCGTCGAGCCGGCCGGACAGCACCTGGAGCTGAAAACGGGCAGAACCCCGCTGCATTTCGCGGAGCCGGTCCCGATGCTCGACCCGGGGGTGGCCTGGCAGATGAGCGAGATGCTGAAGGGCGTGATCCAGTCGGGTACCGGCCGACGGGCGCAGGAACTCGGTCGCACCGATCTTGGCGGCAAGACCGGCACCACCAACTCCTACCGGGACGCGTGGTTCGCCGGCTTCAACGCCGATATCGTCGCGACCGCCTGGATCGGCTATGACGACAACAGCGAACTGGGCTCCGGGGAAAGCGGCGGCCGGGCGGCGCTGCCGATCTGGACGGGGTTCATGCAGCAGGCGCTCGCCGACCGGCCCGCGGCGCCGGTGCCGCGGCCCGACGACCTGGTCGAAGTGGTGCTGCTGCCCGAGACCGGACAACGCACGCGCGACGACGACCCGCGCGGACAGCGCGAATGGCTGCTGCCGGCGCAGATCCCGGAGTCCACCGCCCGGAGCCCCGACCCGGCGGAGCCGGAAGCCGACGACGGCGGCATGCCCGGGATCGGAGCCCAGCCCGAGTTCATCTTCTGA
- the hemE gene encoding uroporphyrinogen decarboxylase, translating to MTTPLANDRLLRALLREPVDRTPIWIMRQAGRYLPEYRATRSKAGSFLDLCKTPELACEVTLQPLRRFPLDAAILFSDILTVPDAMGLGLYFESGEGPCFRDPVRSLAAIERLPIPDPEQELRYVMDAVRLIRRELDGSVPLIGFSGSPWTLATYMVEGAGSRDFPETKRLLYGEPQAMHALLQKVATAVTTYLNAQIRAGAQAVMIFDTWGGSLTPRLYREFSLAYMQRIVAELDREHDGRRVPVVLFTKGGGAWLEWQADAGADALGLDWTIELGEAAARVGDRVALQGNLDPAVLYASDEVVRTEARRVLDGFDRSTGHVFNLGHGIHPGIDPDRVATLVETVHAYRAT from the coding sequence ATGACAACGCCGCTGGCCAACGACCGACTCCTCCGCGCCCTGCTCCGGGAGCCCGTGGACCGTACCCCGATCTGGATCATGCGGCAGGCCGGGCGCTACCTTCCGGAATACCGCGCCACCCGGTCGAAGGCCGGCAGCTTTCTGGATCTCTGCAAGACCCCGGAACTGGCCTGCGAGGTAACGCTGCAACCGCTGCGGCGTTTCCCGCTGGATGCGGCGATCCTGTTCTCGGACATTCTGACGGTGCCCGACGCAATGGGACTGGGGCTGTACTTCGAGTCCGGCGAAGGGCCCTGCTTCCGGGATCCGGTGCGCTCGCTGGCCGCGATCGAGCGCCTGCCGATCCCCGACCCGGAGCAGGAACTGCGCTACGTGATGGACGCGGTCCGACTGATCCGGCGCGAGCTCGACGGCAGCGTGCCGCTGATCGGCTTTTCCGGAAGCCCCTGGACTCTCGCGACCTACATGGTCGAGGGCGCGGGCTCGCGCGATTTCCCGGAAACCAAGCGTCTGCTTTATGGCGAGCCCCAGGCGATGCATGCCTTGCTGCAGAAGGTCGCGACGGCCGTTACGACCTACCTGAATGCACAGATCCGCGCTGGGGCGCAGGCGGTGATGATCTTCGACACCTGGGGCGGCTCGCTGACACCGCGGCTGTACCGGGAATTCTCACTCGCCTACATGCAGCGCATCGTGGCGGAACTCGACCGCGAGCACGACGGCCGGCGGGTGCCGGTGGTGCTGTTCACCAAGGGCGGAGGCGCCTGGCTGGAATGGCAGGCGGATGCCGGTGCCGACGCCCTTGGGCTCGACTGGACGATCGAGCTCGGTGAGGCGGCGGCCCGCGTCGGTGACCGGGTGGCGCTGCAGGGCAACCTCGATCCGGCGGTGCTGTATGCCAGCGACGAAGTCGTGCGGACCGAGGCGCGGCGCGTGCTCGACGGCTTCGACCGGTCGACGGGCCACGTATTCAACCTGGGGCACGGCATCCACCCGGGCATCGATCCCGATCGTGTGGCGACCCTGGTCGAAACGGTTCACGCCTACCGGGCCACCTGA
- a CDS encoding GatB/YqeY domain-containing protein — translation MQLKTRIAEAVKTAMRARNRERLATLRLIQSEIKQFEVDERREPDDPAVLAILNRMLKQRRDSIEQYRRGAREDLAQREEAETAVLREFLPEPLSPAEVAARIDAAIAATGASGVKDMGRVMAELKPQLLGRADLAEVSRQVQTALAQRGGG, via the coding sequence ATGCAGCTGAAGACCCGGATCGCGGAAGCGGTCAAGACCGCGATGCGCGCCCGCAACCGGGAGCGACTCGCGACCCTGCGGCTGATCCAGTCCGAGATCAAGCAATTCGAGGTCGATGAGCGCCGCGAACCGGATGATCCGGCGGTGCTCGCGATCCTGAACCGCATGCTGAAGCAGCGCCGCGACTCGATCGAGCAATACCGCCGGGGCGCGCGCGAGGATCTCGCGCAGCGCGAAGAGGCGGAAACGGCCGTGCTCCGCGAGTTTTTGCCCGAACCGCTGTCCCCCGCCGAGGTGGCCGCGAGGATCGACGCGGCCATCGCCGCAACCGGGGCGTCGGGGGTCAAGGACATGGGGCGGGTGATGGCGGAGCTGAAACCGCAACTGCTCGGCCGAGCCGATCTGGCCGAAGTCAGCCGCCAGGTCCAGACCGCCCTGGCCCAGCGCGGCGGCGGTTGA
- the rpsU gene encoding 30S ribosomal protein S21 yields the protein MPHVRVRENEPFEVALRRFKRTCEKAGVVSEVRRREFYEKPTAERKRKAAAAVKRQLKRNSRDVTRRVRMY from the coding sequence ATGCCCCACGTTCGAGTACGCGAAAACGAGCCTTTCGAAGTTGCACTGCGGCGCTTCAAGCGCACCTGCGAGAAGGCGGGTGTGGTGTCCGAGGTCCGTCGCCGCGAGTTCTACGAGAAGCCGACCGCCGAGCGCAAGCGCAAGGCCGCGGCGGCCGTCAAGCGCCAGCTCAAGCGCAACTCCCGGGACGTGACCCGCCGCGTGCGGATGTACTGA